In the genome of Arachis stenosperma cultivar V10309 chromosome 2, arast.V10309.gnm1.PFL2, whole genome shotgun sequence, the window ATCAATCACATATATCTCAGAAGGGCATATgagataataattaatttgataaaatataaGTTACTAATGACAGAAAgtctttattttttctaattattaaaaaaatttctattaaaaaaaatagactAATAACAGTggcatatataattttaaagaaaaataatatattcacaCATGCTACATATCATATGGAAAAAATTTATATAGTGGTAGGCCTATCACAAATACCCAACACAACATTAATATTTAGTTTTTGGACTGAAATATTAACTtgtaaaaagtatttttaattcAGTAATcaaacattgaaaataaattatgtCAAACAATAAGTCTATCTTTGGACAAATTTATTATTCACATAGAACTAAATAAGTATCACATGTTTATTACCACAAATACACGTGTAATTTGGCCAAGTGCAGAACTTTTTTTGAGCTGATCTCTACTCGCGTAAACTATACAAACATAAATTCATTTAGTGTGGCTTACTACATATTCTCAACAAAATTATGTCAAACAATAAGTTTACTTTTGGATCAACTCATTGTTCACAAGAAAACTTGAGAATTATACCTATTTATTATTGCATATATTTTCGATTAATTGGTCAAATACCAACCATCCTTTGGGCCAATTAGTGATAAcgtaattaaaatagaaaataaacacAATGTTCAATGTTTATTATTTAGTCAAAGAATAAatgaccatttgtacccatgagaGATAAAAACGCTGACATTTGTACCTATGATAGCTCGAAACTAACCTTGTACCCATGAGAGATGCTGTCCGTGTGACAAAAGTACCCCGCCTTGGATCTGAGCTTGGTTCGTGCCTTTCCGAACCTACGTGGCACTCCCACACTCTCCCCCCAATCTGAGCCAACCATTTaccatcatcatcttcatcttcttcaccaTTACCATCACCATAACCTCCATAACCTCCATCACCATCACCTCAGCACCGCCACAGCCACCTCCCTTCACCACAACCTCTGGCGACAACCCACACCGCCGCGcccctttctcttcttcttcccctcttctcacctCCGCTAAGCCCAGAAATCACAGCGCCATTTTCAGTGTATCCAATGATCATCAAGTGCCAAGAACTCATGTTTCTCTCTAGCATTCGATCAAACACCTTGCGTGCAATATTCATGTTACCACATTTTCCATACATTCCAATCAACCTATTGTTCAATTCAACCTCCCCTCGAAACCTCGATCTTCTCAAGAACTCATGACACCTTTTTCCATACTCAAGCGACCTCGTACCCTCGCACAAATTCAACATGGCGAGAAAAACACCATAATCAGCAACAGAACCTTGACCCATGAGTTTCAAAGCTTCAGCAAGCTTACCCTCTTCGCACAACTCAATCAAATTAACATTCAGGATGGTTGCATCAAACAGCGCGTTTTGGCGGTTCTGGTCGACCCTATTATGAGTATTATCAAGTTTGGGTTTTGGTTCTCTGGGAAGATTCTCCTTTTGTGAAGTTTGGATCTTTTGAGCGAAACGACCAGTGGGGGTGGCATTTTTACAGCGGGGTTGAACCTTGTTGCTGTTGGTGGTGGGGTTCTTGGAATCGGGAACGGCGTAGGAGCATAGAGGAGTGGAAGGGAGAGAGCAATTGGAGGGCTTCGGAGGAGAGAAGTGTGGGAATTTGGAATGGGATGAGATGACGGTGTTTAATTTGCGGGGAACGGGTCCCAGTGACGCCATTGATGAGTGGAGTTTGAGCTCCATGGAGTTCTGATTTTGGAGGCTGTGTggaacaattgcagaagaatAATTTTCCATCCCCTGCGTTTCTTCCTGAGTTCTGTTTCTTTCATTGTATTGCTTTTAGTTCATTTTGCTTAATTTGTTTAGTTAGAAATGCatgttagtggatttaggtgtGTTTTGATTCATGCTGGTGTTTGAAAATTTTGCTGTTTTGGTGGAGAGGAGGAGCTTGCACTGTGATTTCTGGGCTCAGCGGaggtgagaagaggggaagaagaatCAAGAAGAGAAAGGGGCGCGGCGGTGTGGGTTGTCGCCGGAGGTTGTGGTGAAGGGAGGTGGCTGTGGCGGTGCTGAGGTGATGGTGATGGAGGTTATGGAGGTTATGGTAATGGTGAtggtgaagaagatgaagatgatgatggtgaATGGTTGGCTCAGATTGGGGGGAGGGTTTGGGAGTGCCACGTAGGTTCGTAAAGGCACGAACCAAGCTCAGATCCAAGGCGGGGCACTTTTGTCACACGGATAGCATCTCTCATGGGTACAAGGTTAGTTTCGAGCTATCATGGGTACAAATGTCAGCGTTTTCATCTCTCATGGGTACAAATTGTCATTTATTCTTTAGTCAAATTATAAACTTTCTTTGGGCCGATTACGGTATGCATAAATAATAGGCATTGATTTAAGTTTAACTAGTTACCCAAGCATATATTTACTATCAATATGTGTATATAATTCGTCAAATATAAACTTCTTTTTGGACTGATAATATTCGCATGAATtacatattaaatatttttaatgttttaaaataaatcaattttcacaAAAGAGACTACTTTAGTAGCATAATATTCAATCAATttattctaaaactaaactttataaaataaatgagtattATAATTCAAATTGTTACTTATTTCTTTATGCAATGAATCCAAAATATTTACAtaacacaaaaaataataaaacaataagACACAGTATATAGCAATCCCACAATACTGTAATCATTATTAAtcagttattaattttttttatttaacacaaaaattgaatcacaacaaaaaaaattaaataacaaaaaactcACAATAATATGTATAAAACCTCAATCAAAAGGTGTATTCACAATCCTTATgaacaaataaaatttattcaCTATATAAACCTCTAATTTATGCCATTAATTTCGACTTTAGAAAATAAAGTAACAGGATTAGTTGCAAGTTTGCAATctataaatacataaaaagaATTCTCAATCTTGCCCCAACATAAATCACGTTAAAATCAAAGAGGTTGATTTTTTTATCCAAAATCAAATTCCATATACTTGTGATATATTGTGACTTATTCAAGAGTTTcggtatgtatatatatgttccACATAGAGATAGAAGATCATCGCAAAtcaaaatgaataaataaataaaccaaAGCCTTATAATTGTGAAACTTCACGTTATGTATTCTACTATAATTATAAGTGTAAAATCTTAGCATTTATTTGTGAGAAGTCACCATCTTTGAAAACCGTATAACATATATGAAAATGCGAATCGAACACATAAACCAAAATCATCCGGTGACTgccattaattatttttatttaaaaaatatcacaaGGCTTCAAATTGATTTTTGCACGTTATGATCATTGAAATTATATACTTCAATGGAATTGCATCTGGGTtcagttcaaaaaaaaatatttaattattctcaatgattcaataataaaaagttcttatactaattattaaaaattcttaaaatttcTTAACTCTAAGATTGTTCAtattaaatcaataaaaaaaatatttaaaatgtaaAAGCGTACCTGAATTCATGAGCATAATTAGaagaatttgatttttttatctttctcaACCAAAGCCTTCTGTATTTTCAATAGGGTTGAATCGCAACTCTTTTGATAGAAAAAGTACTTCGGAGGCAGCTTtgatgtaaaacccggttaattaacggctaattaacccataaatgaaaatttattctagaaagtctaaaatgtgatttttatggctaaatgtgatagaggagattgagacgagaatttcggtaccaattttatggaattcggaccaagattggaccgaacgggccaaaccgggccaaccggacccaaagtgggcccttggcccaacataactaaaccaaaaccctagttttcagcactctctctcctcacaacacactcaaacacgctgaaatggtggagaggaagggaagaacactctctcaacttctttctctcacttgatcttcaaaccaccataaattttgatctagagctccgattgccgctccgtttgcggtcacgcgttcaccgcggagagctctacaaaatccatacaattaatcttgaggtaagccacgttttgctcttcgaaattccagccttgttttcgagttttatgagcaaaaatgttgagattttgggctctttgatgttataggacccaactctcttgaaggagaaggttaatcttgtctccttggaccttggatgtggtaagattctcaaccctagtgtaatttgtgattttatgatgtttgggttttgagatgttgtgtatgggtatgatgattgtggcttaggttgtgtatatgtgaatattggagcttgattggtgattttggaaAGCTTAAAAAGGGTTTTGGTGGTggaaaatctgttcttggaggtgttgaggccttgagagcttgtggataagtgatttggaagtgctccggttgagcttgggaaatcggctaaggtatggtttcggtttcccgtatctaatatgtaatgtggtaggaaatacttaggctagaggccctaagataggcattgaattgttgatgttgttgaatgattgagatatatgatgtggtcatatatgtgatgatgatatttgatgccttggtggtatgatgtatgagaaatatgcatgttgtgatatatgcttgatgattggttatggttgaattatgggttgaaccatgttgatagtgaatatgatgttgattgtgtacaataatgatttattggaattggtgttgttgagaattggcatgaggaagagtatatgatatgtcaatatgtttgagtttgagccacttgggtgaagtgggttaaaaagatgagatagtgattttataaattgtggtaatgtgtcaatgtgtgagttgaggaggcttgatattgaatttgatatattttgattgatttcaaagaaaagggatgaaattggcatgttttgattgattttgaaaagagttggaaatggcttgttttgaaaatgacatattgtggttttatatgaaaatatggtttttgggcatactttggtgggacataacttggactacggatctccgttttgtgccaaatctgtttagaaatgaaattggatccgggaagtccatgccgttcgaagaacgggtgaaaaacgatttaaaatgaggaagttatgtccgtcggaagattgaggtttaaatctgtgaattctgcagcttttaacttagaaaatttttagcagaatgaccccttgcgcgtgggcgcacctggcgcgtacgcgccgatcttccagaaagcgccatccacgcgtgcgcgggcgcgccgatcgtgctgcacccaatgcccagccattttccagagagttatgccagaactgtgccagtgttgtgcctggggcacgagaacacccacgcgtacgcgtggttgacgcgtgcgcgcgtcgattggcaaatttttaatccacgcgttagcatgcatgacgcttgcgcgtcgatgagtttttgaggccatccacgcgtacgcgtggagtgcgcgtatgtgtggccctgttttcatcccaaagttgatttttgagttttaaaagccaaatctcatacttctaagtctccgatctcaccatttatgtcttaaatcattatgacatgcctagctattaaaaaggggctagtgaatgaggtaacttgcgagtgaagcaagggaaaaatgaatgatcaatgaggatcaaagatgattatgtgagatgcggaggatggtggtggaagtgcttgttatgccttgggccgaaaggctgtaattgttaatgaagcggctggttatggatttaaccatgagccgggtggctggttatggatttaaccatgagccggaatggctgtgtatgatatgaatattggctggttctggattgaaccgtgagccggatggctgatatggatgttgatccatggatgagaattcatgcatgtttatgctgaattattgataattgtgatttgcacttccactatctgagatacgagtttccctgggtagtagcagtggctagccaccacgtgctccaggttgagacttgatactctgttgaccctatgtcgtaagtgtggccgggcactgtgaaagacccggatgagctcgcccccgtaaatattcaccagtgagggtgatggatatagatcatgattatgatcaagtttataacgagtataactcgagttggggatgcgtgacagagggacagtccaatggttagcgaccaggacttgtcgggttggctctataactgacaagatgatatcatcagccactagggacaggcattcatcatatgcatactatgtgaattgtttgagattgcctactTGACTGCATACtatttgctaattgtctaactgccttaattgttcctatttgtatatttcttgtttgatataactgtgtttgctacattatatcctgctggtggttgggaggtttgaaggaattggaaagggaagtattagttagactgaagaatctttagtcagatgcccttatatggtttagcttgtttataagctttgatattatctggaggaagtactaggattgcctttggctttcctctattattatgtattatatatgtggaagctattaccatgctggggacctctggttctcacccatgcggattttgtggttttcagatgcaggacgtgaggtttcccgttGAGGCAtactggagacttctagatttgcgaagattccttgttcttggggactctgttttagtttatatgttttgcttagatacttttatctccactaaataatacaaactgtgatgactcctcttatgggagattttggagaataggtttctgtatttgtgtccctttggggtttttccttattttatcatatgtatatattgctatgctcggaccggttatcttcgcagccggatcttgagtcttgatattcctgtttttgacactcctttgtatatatataatctcgcgttggttatccttgttcgttacgttatcgatcggtgTGTtacgcttttgagttgcgattttttttgtttaccttttttttttctacaaaggctcctagttataatcaatcattcatactactatacgtactaaatttttattttagaggtctggtggacgaaattgtgatcacatcaatgtagtattctttgttgttgtatggaatcattattatggcacttatgtgtggacacaactccgttcaactaaccagcaagtgtactgggtcgtccaagtaataccttacgtgagtaagggtcgatcccacagagattgttggtatgaagcaagctatggtcatcttgtaaatctcagttaggcagattaaatggttatgggtttcgaaaattaataataaatagaaaataaaaagggatagaaatacttatgtaaatcaatagtgggaatttcagataggtgtatggagatgctgtactcctcttgaaactctacttcactactcactctttcttcaatccttcttactcctttccatggcaagctgtatgtagggcatcaccgttgtcaatggctacatcccatcctctcagtgaaaacgttcctatgctctgtcacagcacggctaatcatctgtcggttctcaatcaggttggaatagaatcccttgattcttttgcgtttgtcatcacgcccagccttcaggagtttgaagctcgtcacagtcattcaatcccagaatcctactcggaataccatagacaaggtttagactttccggatcctcatgaatgctgccatctatctagcttataccacgaagattctgttggggaatctaagagatatgcgcccggcctagagtagaacggaagtggttgtcagtcacgcgcgttcataggtgagaatgatgatgagtgtcacggatcatcacattcatcaaagttaagtgcaacgtatatcttggaataagaataaaagagaattgaatagaaagtaatagtaattgtattgaaacttgaggtacagcagagctccacacccttaatctatggtgtgcagaaactccactgttgaaaatacataagtgaaaggttcaggcatggccgaatggccagcccccatggtctaaggactaggcgtccagagatgtctaatacactagtaaaaagtcctatttataataaactagctactagggtttacatgagtaagtaattgatgcataaatccacttccggggcccacttggtgtatgtttgggctgagcttgatctatccacgagctgaggcttttcttggagttgaactccaagttataacgtgttttgggcgttcaactccggatcatgacgtgtttctggcgtttaactccagacagcagtatgtacttggcgttcaacgccaagttacgtcgtcaatttccgaataaagtatggactattatatattgatggaaagctctggatgtctactttccaacgccgttgagagcgcgccatttggagttctgtagctccagaaaatccatttcgagtgcagggaggtcagattccaacagcatccgcagtccttttgtcagcctttttcagaattttgctcaagtccctcaatttcagccagaaattacctgaaatcacagaaaaacacaaaaactcatagtaaagtccagaaatgtgaatttaacataaaaactaatgaaaacatccctaaaagtagcttgaacttactaaaaactacctaaaaacaatgccaaaaagcgtataaattatccgctcatcaaggtcgtaataccttgccatctctgaattatgacttaagcataagactctgtatggtagggtgttacattatggtatcagagcagttcattcctgtagagcctgggggatggactgactatgcttctgtgcattctctgtatgtgtgttatgtgctattagtatatctgcttgatataattggcataaatgttcatgagcatgcatttgggactttgaagcactagacttccgatattaagactgatcaacttaatatcgattgtttggtgtgtataggaaccagatggcacCTCGTGGACGCGATAGAGGTAGtgtgagaggtcgtacgaatgctcgtgcaccggagaataaccctaatgacccggtgaactttatggctgcgttggagaacatggctgctgctatgcaagccactactgaggctcttggtcaacagatgaacaaccatggtaatgatggaggtggagttcagggcccgatgatattagcaaactttttgaaggttaatccacctaagttcaagggaactactagcccgactgaggctgatacatggtttcaggctatagagcgagcactgcaagcacaagtggtacctgaagggcagcgtgtcgagtttgctacctatatgctcacaggtgaagcgtcgtattggtggcaaggtatccgacgtcttctgcagcagggtgatgactatatcacctggaatgtctttcaagaggagttctataagaagtactttccgacttctgctaggacggctaaggaacttgagttattgcagctgaagcagggtaccatgtccatatcagagtatactgacaagtttgaagagctgttcaggttctctcgtatgtgccaagggactccggtggaatatgaggaatggaagtgtgttaagtatgaaggaggactctgGAGTGATATCTttagttcagtgggaccaatggagatcaggactttctccgaattggtgaacaagtgtagggttgttGAAGAGTGTGtaaaaagggcaaccgctgagaaagggagttacaaaggatcattcccacagaaccgagggaagagctttgcacctagaggtccatCTTTCAAGAGGGaaagctctttcaggaggcccaacaacaacaacaatttccaagggaagaagtttgggaagcaacctcagaatgatcaagcttatactaggtgtggaagtcaccatctgggagcaccatgcaaggccggatggggtttatgctacaattgtggaaaggcggggcataaagtCGCAAGCTGCCcggagaagcagaaacaaggtgctgggaaggcacaacagactggtcgggtgttcaccactttagctataggtgccgagggatctgagacacttattagaggtaactgtgaaatggctggtcaaactttaaatgttttatttgattcgggagcatcgcattcattcattgcatttgagaaagcccatgagttaggattgaagatcgtaaccttaggttatgatctaagagtgtacaatgctacccacgaagccacggtaactaggctaggatgcccggaagtttcctttaggttcaagcagcgtgattttgttcataatttagtctgcttgccgatgatcggtcttgatcttatcttgggattggattggttatctaagaaccatgtcctgcttgattgttctacaaagtcggtgtactttatgccggaagatacagaagggccggtcgtggtgaataattattacttgaattcgatgatggtaaactgttctggaatcgaatgtcagggtatcctgtTGTTAACTGCGGGCGTTTCGGGaaatgatcaaaggttggaacagattccggttgtgtgtgagtttccggaagtgtttcccgatgatattaatgagttttcacctaaccgagaggttgagtttgctattgaattggtgcccggggcgggaccaatctcaagtgctccttataggatgtcaccgttagagatgagtgagctaaagtctcagttagaggatttgttgggaaagaattttatacgaccaagtgtctctccgtggggtgctccagtgttactggtgaagaagaaggatgggagtatgcgactctgtgtggattacaggcagttgaacaaggttacaacaaagaataagtacccattgccgagaattgatgatctcatggatcagttgcaaggagctggagttttctccaagatcgatttgcgatTCGGTTGTCACCaaataagggtgaggggtgaggatatccctaagaccgctttcaggactcgttatggtcattatgaGTACACTGTAATATCTTTTGGGTTGACAAACGCTCCAGCAGtgttcatggattacatgaatagagttttccgtccgtttctggataaattcgttgttgtcttcattgatgacatactgatttattccaagactgaagaagagcatgcagaacacttgaggaccgtgttgcagattctaaaggagaagaaactttatgcaaaactgtctaagtgtgagttttggaagagtgaggtgaagtttttgggtcacgtggtgagtaagaagggaatagccgtagatccaactaaggtggaggctgtgatggattggaagcaaccaaccaccgtaacggagataaggagttttctgggcttagctggctattactgaaggtttatcaagggcttttcacagatagctttgccaatgacaaagttaacccgcaaagataCTCCGTTTgattggactcctgagtgcgaggagagctttcagacattgaagaaaaagttgaccactgcacctgtgttagtgttacctgagccgaacgagccttttgaggtgtattgtgatgcctcattgaagggtctagggtgcgtgctgatgcagcatcataatgtggtggcgtatgcctcacgacagttgagacctcatgagaTTAGTTACCCTatgcacgatttggaactcgctgcggttgtgtttgccttgaaggtgtggaggcattatctctatggggttaagttccaagttttctctgatcataagagcttgaagtacctctttgatcagaaagagcttaatatgaggcagaggaggtggatggaattattgaaggactacgactttgagttgcattaccatccgggaaaggcgaacgtagtggcggatgcgttaagtcagaagtcgttatatgcg includes:
- the LOC130963010 gene encoding pentatricopeptide repeat-containing protein At2g15690, mitochondrial-like, whose amino-acid sequence is MELKLHSSMASLGPVPRKLNTVISSHSKFPHFSPPKPSNCSLPSTPLCSYAVPDSKNPTTNSNKVQPRCKNATPTGRFAQKIQTSQKENLPREPKPKLDNTHNRVDQNRQNALFDATILNVNLIELCEEGKLAEALKLMGQGSVADYGVFLAMLNLCEGTRSLEYGKRCHEFLRRSRFRGEVELNNRLIGMYGKCGNMNIARKVFDRMLERNMSSWHLMIIGYTENGAVISGLSGGEKRGRRRERGAAVWVVARGCGEGRWLWRC